The genome window CCCTTCACTATTATCTCCGCAAGCCCAAACACTTCCATCTTTTTTCAGAAACAGAGAATGCATTCTCCTCGCTGCAATTGCGATGATGCTTGTTAGCCCGCTCACCCGGACTGGTGTTTTCTTGCCGATATCTGTTCCATCACCTAATTCCCCTTCACCATTATTTCCGCAAGCCCAAACGCTGCCATCCTTTTTCAGAAACAGAGAATGAGAATACCCTGCCGCTATTGCGATGACACCCGTTAACCCGCTCAGCTTTACGGGTGTGAATCTATCTATAACTGTTCCATCACCCAATTGCCCATAGCTATTACGTCCACTGGCCCAAACGCTGCCATCCTTTTTCAGAAACAGGGAATAACCATCGCCACCAGCCATTGCTGTGATGCCCGACAATCCGCCCACCTGAACTGGAATAGATCTTTTTGTCTTTGTTCCATCGCCCAATTCTCCATAAATATTATCTCCGCAAGCCTTTGGAGCGCCAGGCGTGGTTGGTAAAAAATAGGAAGAGCTGTTTCCAGCAAAGATGGATTGAGCATTAGCGCCAATGCCCATCCCGATTAAAGCGATGGTGATAATTAGTAGTTTTTTCATTTTGTTTTCGTTTTGTTACTTCGTTTAGTTGTTACTGTTAGTCCGCTCACCCGAACCGGTTTGTCCCGATCTATCTTTGTCCCGTCGCCTAATTGTCCTTTAGCATTACTTCCGCAAGCCCAAATACTTTTGTCTTTTTTCAGAAAAAGGGAATGAAATCTTCCTGCTGCTATTGCGGTGATGCCGGATAATCCACTTACTCGAACGGGTGTGTTTCGGTTAAAAATAGCTTCATTATCAAATTCCCCCTCACCATTATATCCACAAGCCCAAACGCTACCATCCTTTTTCAGAAACAGAGAATGAACATCTCCTGCCGCGATGGCAAGAATGCCAGTTAACCCGCTTACCTGTAACGGTGCGAGGCTATTTGTATTTGTTCCATCAACTACACCTAATTCGCCACTACCATTACTCCCACAGGCCCACACACTGCTATCCTTTTTCAGAAACAGAGAATAAAAACTTCCAGCAGCAATTGCAGTGATGCCCGACAATCCGCCCACCTGATCAGGTGTGTTCCTTTTTATATGTGTTCCATCACCCAGTCCTCCATAAATATTACTTCCGCAAGCCCAAACACTGCTATCCTTTTTCAGAAACAGGCAATGAGATTCTCCT of Bacteroidia bacterium contains these proteins:
- a CDS encoding RCC1 repeat-containing protein → VWGCGDNREGQLGDGTNTKRSTPVQVSGLSGITAISAGESHCLFLKKDSSVWACGSNIYGGLGDGTHIKRNTPDQVGGLSGITAIAAGSFYSLFLKKDSSVWACGSNGSGELGVVDGTNTNSLAPLQVSGLTGILAIAAGDVHSLFLKKDGSVWACGYNGEGEFDNEAIFNRNTPVRVSGLSGITAIAAGRFHSLFLKKDKSIWACGSNAKGQLGDGTKIDRDKPVRVSGLTVTTKRSNKTKTK